The Nocardia higoensis genome has a segment encoding these proteins:
- a CDS encoding energy-coupling factor transporter transmembrane component T family protein, whose amino-acid sequence MSTILLRRVPVDSPVHRLWAGTKMIAAFLLSLLLMVWPSWTVLGVMIVFLIVIGAVARLPLGTLPRLPLWFWSLIAAGALINLPMGGSAVLRYTQVVVFGFVLVAASFLIAWTTPMGEIAPALAKLGAPLRKLRVPVDEWAVVVALTLRGLPLLLEEIRVLRAARKLRPKERLLERATDSPVIDILTAAMAVASRRATELGEAITARGGTGQLTAHPAVPTRRDALALALVVLAGAGAVAIDLLL is encoded by the coding sequence ATGAGCACCATTCTGCTGCGCCGGGTTCCGGTGGACAGCCCCGTGCACCGGCTGTGGGCGGGCACCAAGATGATCGCGGCCTTCCTGCTCAGCCTGCTGCTCATGGTGTGGCCGTCGTGGACGGTACTGGGCGTGATGATCGTCTTCCTGATCGTCATCGGCGCGGTCGCGCGACTGCCGCTGGGAACCCTGCCGCGGCTGCCGCTGTGGTTCTGGTCGCTGATCGCGGCGGGCGCGCTGATCAATCTGCCCATGGGCGGGTCGGCGGTGCTGCGCTACACGCAGGTGGTGGTGTTCGGTTTCGTGTTGGTGGCGGCGTCGTTCCTCATCGCGTGGACCACCCCGATGGGCGAGATCGCGCCCGCTCTGGCCAAACTCGGGGCTCCGCTGCGCAAGCTGCGGGTGCCGGTGGACGAGTGGGCGGTGGTGGTCGCGTTGACGCTGCGCGGGCTGCCGCTGCTGCTCGAGGAGATCCGGGTGCTGCGGGCGGCCCGCAAGCTGCGACCCAAGGAGCGGCTGCTCGAGCGCGCCACCGACAGCCCCGTCATCGACATCCTCACCGCGGCGATGGCGGTGGCGTCGCGCCGGGCGACCGAACTGGGCGAGGCGATCACCGCGCGCGGCGGCACCGGTCAGCTCACCGCTCATCCGGCCGTTCCGACCCGCCGTGACGCGCTGGCGCTGGCGCTCGTGGTGCTCGCCGGGGCGGGCGCGGTGGCGATCGACCTGCTCCTCTGA
- a CDS encoding aldo/keto reductase translates to MTFRSDTSTVPSIVLNDGNVIPQLGFGVFQVPPETTFDVVSAALKAGYRGIDTAAIYGNEEGVGRAIRAYGLPRDEVHVTTKLWNSEQGYDSTLRAFDASLDRLGLEYVDLYLIHWPVPVAGRFVDTFRAFSELQRQGRVRSIGVSNFTIGDLRTLISETGTVPAVNQIELHPALAQRELREFHADNAIATQAWAPLGQGTMLDHPVVMALAEQVHRTPAQVIIRWHLQSGTIVIPKSVTPSRIESNFDVFGFELDEEQMSAIDALDRGYRMGGDPETFSAGL, encoded by the coding sequence GTGACCTTCCGCAGCGATACCTCCACCGTGCCGTCGATCGTGCTCAACGACGGAAACGTGATCCCTCAGCTCGGATTCGGCGTGTTCCAGGTTCCGCCCGAGACCACCTTCGACGTGGTCTCCGCGGCCCTGAAAGCGGGTTACCGAGGGATCGACACAGCCGCGATCTACGGCAACGAGGAGGGCGTGGGCCGCGCGATCCGCGCGTACGGTCTACCCCGTGACGAAGTCCACGTCACCACCAAGCTGTGGAACTCCGAGCAGGGCTACGACTCGACACTGCGGGCCTTCGACGCCAGCCTGGACAGGCTCGGCCTCGAATACGTGGACCTGTACCTGATCCACTGGCCGGTGCCCGTGGCGGGCCGTTTCGTCGATACCTTCCGTGCTTTCTCCGAACTCCAGCGTCAGGGCCGGGTCCGTTCCATCGGCGTCTCCAACTTCACCATCGGCGATCTGCGCACGCTGATCTCCGAGACCGGTACCGTCCCCGCGGTCAACCAGATCGAGCTGCACCCCGCGCTGGCCCAGCGTGAACTGCGAGAGTTCCACGCCGACAACGCGATCGCGACCCAGGCGTGGGCGCCGCTCGGCCAGGGCACCATGCTCGACCATCCGGTCGTCATGGCGCTCGCCGAGCAGGTGCACCGCACGCCGGCGCAGGTGATCATCCGCTGGCATCTGCAGTCCGGCACCATCGTCATCCCGAAGTCGGTGACGCCCTCGCGCATCGAGTCCAATTTCGATGTCTTCGGCTTCGAGCTCGACGAGGAACAGATGTCGGCGATCGACGCCCTGGACCGCGGTTACCGGATGGGCGGCGACCCGGAGACCTTCAGCGCCGGTCTCTGA
- a CDS encoding MBL fold metallo-hydrolase, with protein MKPLLLAAGAAAAAWTARAVWDIPSTLGASVSAIKPVAGAAANYRGDRFHNTEPSTQLEAGSAAALVFTAWRQRKNGRPGKPVPVVRPQATGAPADLAVTWYGHASALIEIDGFLVLTDPVWSERVSPSSLVGPARLHPVPLPLAELPEVDAVVISHDHYDHLDKSTIMALAQHRSTPFVVPVGIGAHLRHWGVPDHRIVELAWGASVSLSALGRGRDGADLTLTCSEARHFSGRALVRNTTLWASWSIVGPTRRVYFGGDTGYTKAFAEAGAALGPFDLTLLPIGAYDEHWVDIHMNPEEAVRAHGDLCLGDAGYGLLVPIHWATFNLALHGWSEPVRRLVVAARATGTDIAVPRPGERVSAGNPARTEPWWENVD; from the coding sequence ATGAAACCTCTTCTGCTGGCGGCCGGTGCGGCCGCGGCGGCGTGGACGGCCCGCGCCGTGTGGGATATCCCTTCGACGCTGGGCGCCTCGGTCTCGGCGATCAAGCCCGTCGCGGGCGCGGCGGCGAACTACCGCGGCGACCGGTTCCACAACACCGAGCCCAGCACCCAACTCGAAGCGGGTTCGGCGGCGGCGCTGGTGTTCACGGCGTGGCGTCAGCGTAAGAACGGCCGCCCCGGAAAGCCGGTACCGGTCGTGCGCCCGCAGGCCACCGGCGCACCCGCCGATCTGGCGGTCACCTGGTACGGTCACGCGTCGGCGCTGATCGAGATCGACGGTTTCCTGGTACTCACCGACCCGGTGTGGAGCGAGCGGGTTTCCCCGTCGTCACTGGTCGGCCCCGCCCGGTTGCATCCGGTCCCGCTGCCGCTGGCCGAACTTCCCGAAGTGGACGCGGTCGTCATCTCCCACGATCACTACGACCACCTCGACAAGTCGACGATCATGGCGCTGGCGCAGCACCGGTCGACGCCGTTCGTGGTGCCGGTCGGCATCGGCGCGCATCTGCGGCACTGGGGAGTACCCGATCATCGCATCGTCGAACTGGCCTGGGGCGCTTCGGTGTCGCTGTCCGCGCTCGGCCGCGGACGCGACGGCGCCGATCTCACCCTCACCTGCTCGGAGGCGCGGCATTTCTCCGGTCGCGCCCTGGTGCGCAACACGACGTTGTGGGCATCCTGGTCGATCGTCGGTCCGACCAGGAGGGTGTACTTCGGCGGTGACACCGGCTACACCAAGGCCTTCGCAGAAGCGGGTGCCGCGCTCGGTCCCTTCGATCTGACCCTGCTGCCCATCGGCGCCTACGACGAGCACTGGGTCGACATCCACATGAATCCCGAAGAGGCGGTCCGCGCGCACGGCGACCTCTGTCTCGGCGACGCCGGGTACGGGCTGCTCGTACCGATCCACTGGGCCACCTTCAACCTGGCCCTGCACGGCTGGTCCGAACCGGTGCGCAGGCTGGTCGTCGCCGCGCGCGCGACGGGCACCGACATCGCGGTGCCCAGGCCGGGGGAGCGGGTGAGCGCGGGGAATCCGGCGCGGACCGAGCCCTGGTGGGAGAATGTGGATTGA
- a CDS encoding enoyl-CoA hydratase produces MLGVSRDGDVVTIEMQREQRRNALNVELVTLLREAVLAAVADGARAIVLTGRGPIFSAGADLNGVYSDEFLELLMDMLHTIESAPVPVISAINGGALGGGVQLTLASDLRVMEPDSYIAIPAAKLGVTVDRWTMHRLVSLIGGGPARAVLLGAEQVSARECHAFGFANRLGTLADAQTWAKSIAELAPLSLRHMKLVLNDDGTRDPDSAVQREALAAAWASDDAKEARRAREEKRRPRFTGR; encoded by the coding sequence ATGCTCGGAGTCAGCCGCGACGGTGATGTCGTCACGATCGAGATGCAGCGCGAACAGCGGCGCAACGCGCTCAATGTCGAACTGGTGACGCTGCTGCGGGAAGCCGTGCTCGCCGCCGTCGCTGACGGGGCCAGGGCGATCGTGCTGACCGGGCGCGGTCCGATCTTCAGCGCGGGCGCGGACCTGAACGGGGTGTACTCCGACGAGTTCCTCGAATTGCTGATGGACATGCTGCACACCATCGAATCGGCCCCGGTGCCGGTGATCTCGGCGATCAACGGCGGCGCGCTCGGCGGCGGCGTGCAGCTCACGCTGGCCTCGGACCTACGGGTGATGGAGCCGGACTCCTACATCGCCATTCCGGCCGCGAAACTGGGCGTCACGGTGGATCGCTGGACCATGCACCGGCTGGTGTCGCTGATCGGCGGCGGTCCGGCCCGAGCCGTCCTGCTCGGCGCCGAGCAGGTGTCCGCCCGCGAGTGCCATGCCTTCGGCTTCGCCAACCGCCTCGGCACCCTCGCCGACGCGCAGACCTGGGCGAAATCCATCGCCGAACTGGCCCCGCTGTCGTTGCGGCACATGAAGCTGGTGCTCAACGACGACGGCACGCGCGATCCGGATTCGGCGGTGCAGCGCGAGGCACTGGCCGCGGCCTGGGCCAGCGACGACGCCAAGGAAGCCCGCCGGGCCCGCGAAGAGAAACGCCGGCCCAGGTTCACCGGCCGCTGA
- a CDS encoding acetyl-coenzyme A carboxylase carboxyl transferase subunits beta/alpha gives MRISARELLGQLLDAESFVSWDRPPVTVAAATTAPRYRDELRAARDAAGTDESVLTGEGMLRGRRVAVIACEFGFLAGSIGVAAAERIVLAVERATELGLPLVASPTSGGTRMQEGTVAFVQMIKIAGAVAAHKAAGHPYLVYLRNPTMGGVFASWGSLGHMTFAEPGAMVGFLGPRVYQALYGENFPEGVQTAENLYRHGVIDGVLPVSVFRRIAHRALSVCSGVVLPEQGTVLTERGTSEPAPVAAGPGVAAAPSPVPQPVSDVEGTAAAERSSGHGGARTPSAEAAGIPESAAPLSAGGPTRGDDTDSPTWRSVVISRRPARPGVRELLRHATQRVPLSGTGQGEADRTTLLALARFRGQPCVVFGHDRAGRQGEHMGPAALREARRGMALAQELRLPLVLVIDTAGAALSKEAEERGLAPEIARCISDLVTLDTPTVSILLGQGTGGGALALLPADRVLAATHAWLAPLPPEGASAIVHRDVDHAPELAAAQRIGAADLRSDGVVDRIVPELPDAADEPVEFARRVVAAVAHELAELRGVSAPDLRQSRHLRYRRLGVPGFTG, from the coding sequence ATGCGGATATCGGCGCGGGAACTACTCGGGCAGCTGCTCGACGCGGAGTCGTTCGTGAGCTGGGATCGGCCACCGGTGACGGTTGCCGCGGCCACCACCGCACCGCGCTATCGCGATGAGCTGCGCGCGGCGCGGGACGCGGCGGGCACCGACGAGTCGGTGCTGACCGGCGAGGGAATGTTGCGCGGCAGGCGCGTGGCCGTGATCGCCTGCGAGTTCGGCTTTCTCGCGGGATCGATCGGCGTGGCCGCGGCCGAGCGCATCGTGCTGGCCGTGGAGCGCGCGACCGAACTCGGCCTGCCGCTGGTGGCCTCACCGACCTCCGGCGGCACGCGCATGCAGGAGGGCACTGTCGCCTTCGTGCAGATGATCAAGATCGCGGGCGCGGTCGCCGCGCACAAGGCGGCGGGTCATCCGTATCTGGTGTACTTGCGCAACCCCACGATGGGCGGCGTCTTCGCCTCGTGGGGTTCGCTCGGCCACATGACTTTCGCCGAGCCCGGCGCGATGGTCGGCTTCCTCGGCCCGCGCGTCTACCAGGCGCTCTACGGCGAGAATTTTCCCGAAGGGGTGCAGACCGCGGAGAACCTCTACCGCCACGGCGTGATCGACGGCGTGCTGCCGGTCTCGGTCTTCCGCCGCATCGCCCACCGCGCCCTGAGCGTGTGCAGCGGTGTCGTGCTTCCGGAGCAGGGGACCGTCCTGACGGAGCGGGGGACCAGCGAACCGGCTCCGGTGGCGGCGGGCCCAGGGGTGGCCGCGGCGCCCTCGCCGGTGCCACAGCCCGTCTCGGATGTGGAAGGCACGGCAGCGGCCGAACGATCGTCCGGGCACGGCGGAGCTCGGACGCCCTCGGCGGAGGCAGCGGGGATACCGGAGTCCGCCGCCCCTCTCTCGGCAGGCGGGCCGACGCGCGGTGACGACACCGATTCGCCGACGTGGCGCTCGGTGGTGATCTCCCGCCGACCCGCCCGCCCGGGCGTTCGCGAGTTGCTGCGCCACGCCACCCAGCGCGTTCCGCTCAGCGGCACCGGCCAGGGCGAGGCCGACCGCACCACCCTGCTCGCGCTGGCCCGGTTCCGCGGCCAGCCGTGCGTGGTGTTCGGCCACGACCGCGCCGGTCGGCAGGGCGAGCACATGGGTCCGGCGGCGCTGCGCGAAGCTCGCCGCGGCATGGCGTTGGCCCAGGAACTGCGGCTGCCCCTGGTGCTGGTGATCGACACCGCGGGTGCGGCCCTGTCCAAGGAGGCCGAAGAGCGCGGGCTGGCCCCGGAGATCGCACGATGCATCTCCGATCTGGTCACGCTGGACACGCCCACCGTGTCGATCCTGCTCGGTCAGGGCACCGGCGGCGGGGCCCTGGCCCTGCTGCCCGCCGACCGTGTGCTGGCCGCCACCCACGCGTGGCTGGCGCCGCTGCCGCCGGAGGGCGCGAGCGCGATCGTGCACCGCGATGTCGACCACGCACCGGAGCTGGCCGCCGCACAGCGCATCGGCGCCGCCGACCTGCGTTCCGACGGGGTGGTGGACCGGATCGTGCCGGAGCTCCCCGACGCCGCCGACGAGCCGGTCGAGTTCGCCCGTCGCGTGGTCGCCGCCGTCGCGCACGAGCTCGCCGAGCTGCGCGGCGTGTCCGCGCCGGACCTGCGCCAGAGCCGTCACCTGCGGTATCGGCGTCTGGGGGTGCCCGGCTTCACCGGGTGA
- a CDS encoding GTP-binding protein: MDSGVFDSTAQVDTRTSKPTSAKIVVAGGFGVGKTTLVGAVSEIVPLRTEALVTNASAGIDNLTGIPMKSTTTVAMDFGRISLADDLVLYLFGTPGQYRFWFMWDDLIRGAIGAVVLVDTRRLEDSFAAVDYFEARNLPFLVALNEFDDSPRYPIEDIRQALAVSADVPILSIDARRREPAKQALVALTEYALRKVMQGY; encoded by the coding sequence GTGGACTCCGGCGTATTTGATTCGACGGCGCAGGTCGATACCCGCACCAGCAAGCCGACCTCGGCCAAGATCGTGGTCGCCGGCGGCTTCGGTGTCGGTAAGACCACGTTGGTCGGTGCTGTCTCGGAGATCGTTCCGCTGCGCACCGAGGCATTGGTCACCAACGCCAGTGCGGGTATCGACAATCTGACCGGCATTCCGATGAAGTCGACCACCACGGTGGCGATGGACTTCGGCCGGATCAGCCTCGCAGACGACCTGGTGCTGTATTTGTTCGGTACGCCGGGCCAGTACCGCTTCTGGTTCATGTGGGACGACCTGATCCGCGGCGCCATCGGCGCGGTGGTGCTGGTCGACACCCGCAGGCTCGAGGACAGCTTCGCGGCCGTCGACTACTTCGAGGCGCGCAACCTACCTTTCCTGGTGGCGCTCAACGAGTTCGACGATTCGCCCCGATACCCGATCGAGGACATTCGGCAGGCGCTGGCGGTCTCCGCCGACGTGCCGATCCTGTCCATCGACGCGCGTCGCCGTGAGCCTGCCAAGCAGGCGTTGGTGGCGTTGACCGAGTACGCGCTGCGCAAGGTGATGCAGGGCTACTGA
- a CDS encoding NAD(P)-binding domain-containing protein: MPDDFDILVIGAGQAGLSAAYHLRRLGLVPERDFLVLDHAEGPGGAWQHRWPSLTLSTVNRVHDLPGMSFGETLPPGSEQAQAATAVPHYYELYEKRFDLRVHRPVSVRVVCDRTADGQRCDYSRRRGDILHAETDTAGTVRARGLINCTGTWERPFIPRYRGQEDFAGRQLHTRDYHDAAEFAGKHVVVVGGGISAVQLLDEISQVTSTTWVTRSEPVFRDEQFGPEDGRAAVARVEDRVRRGLPPGSVVSVTGLPWTDALRAAKARGALDREPMFDHIEPGGVRWADGGFQAADVILWATGFRSSLDHLAPLRLRGPGGGITMTGRLATRVAADPRIHLIGYGPSASTIGANRAGRAAAVELTAELGLSGIRDRR; the protein is encoded by the coding sequence GTGCCGGACGATTTCGACATCCTGGTGATCGGCGCCGGCCAAGCCGGATTGTCGGCCGCCTATCACCTGCGCAGGCTCGGACTGGTCCCCGAGCGGGACTTCCTCGTGCTCGACCACGCCGAGGGGCCGGGCGGCGCGTGGCAGCACCGCTGGCCGTCGCTGACGTTGAGCACGGTGAACCGGGTGCACGACCTGCCCGGCATGAGCTTCGGGGAGACCCTGCCGCCCGGGTCGGAGCAGGCCCAGGCCGCGACCGCCGTGCCGCACTACTACGAACTCTACGAAAAACGCTTCGACCTGCGGGTGCACCGGCCGGTCTCGGTGCGGGTGGTCTGCGACCGAACCGCCGACGGGCAGCGCTGCGACTATTCCCGGCGACGCGGCGACATACTGCACGCCGAGACCGACACGGCGGGCACAGTGCGGGCACGCGGGCTGATCAACTGCACCGGCACCTGGGAACGACCGTTCATCCCGCGCTATCGTGGCCAGGAGGACTTCGCCGGGCGGCAGTTGCACACCCGCGACTATCACGACGCCGCCGAATTCGCGGGCAAGCACGTGGTCGTGGTGGGCGGCGGGATCTCCGCCGTGCAGTTGCTCGACGAGATCTCCCAGGTGACGTCGACAACCTGGGTGACGCGCAGCGAACCGGTGTTCCGGGACGAGCAGTTCGGCCCGGAGGACGGGCGGGCGGCCGTCGCCCGGGTCGAGGACCGGGTGCGGCGCGGGCTGCCGCCCGGTTCGGTGGTGTCGGTGACCGGGCTGCCGTGGACCGACGCGCTGCGCGCGGCGAAGGCGCGCGGCGCGCTGGACCGCGAGCCGATGTTCGACCACATCGAACCGGGCGGGGTGCGCTGGGCCGACGGCGGCTTCCAAGCCGCCGACGTCATTCTCTGGGCCACCGGATTCCGCAGTTCGCTCGACCATCTCGCGCCGCTGCGGCTGCGCGGTCCCGGCGGCGGCATCACCATGACCGGGCGACTGGCCACCCGGGTGGCGGCCGACCCTCGCATCCATCTGATCGGCTACGGGCCGTCGGCGAGCACGATCGGCGCCAACCGGGCCGGGCGCGCGGCCGCGGTGGAACTGACCGCCGAACTCGGGTTGTCCGGGATCAGAGACCGGCGCTGA
- a CDS encoding antitoxin: MSFANNLRGLVEKGKEAAAKNADKINEAIDKGGDFLDQKTHGKYADKIAKGKEAAKKAVPPEQPGQPPSA, translated from the coding sequence ATGAGTTTCGCGAACAATCTCAGAGGTCTGGTCGAAAAAGGCAAGGAGGCCGCGGCCAAGAACGCGGACAAGATCAACGAGGCGATCGACAAGGGCGGCGATTTCCTCGATCAGAAGACCCACGGCAAGTACGCCGACAAGATCGCCAAGGGCAAGGAGGCCGCCAAGAAGGCGGTCCCGCCGGAGCAGCCCGGACAGCCCCCGAGCGCGTGA
- a CDS encoding ammonium transporter, with protein sequence MRMRKLSAVLVPLIAAVTVGASTVAHAEPAPVPDVGYEAKLVGDKVVTTLTNGTFETDGGIVEVKDAADNTLVSFPLAFRQDGLEYPLGHQIADEGRMLELSVVKDVSKARPVPVTPVASLEENRRAMDTFASQFGLATAVGGFIGLAAGAVIGCIAGLVGAVVGCLPGIATGASVGGIIGTIVVGGPTLVVAGIDLIQTLAAEPGTTKWMEQTGQPAN encoded by the coding sequence ATGCGCATGCGCAAGCTCTCCGCGGTCCTGGTACCGCTGATCGCCGCTGTCACCGTCGGCGCGAGCACCGTCGCCCACGCCGAACCGGCGCCGGTGCCGGATGTCGGTTACGAGGCGAAGCTGGTGGGCGACAAGGTCGTCACCACGCTCACCAACGGCACCTTCGAGACCGACGGCGGCATCGTCGAGGTGAAGGACGCGGCGGACAACACGCTCGTCTCCTTCCCGCTGGCGTTCCGGCAGGACGGACTGGAATACCCGCTCGGGCACCAGATCGCCGACGAGGGCCGGATGCTGGAACTGTCGGTCGTCAAGGACGTCTCCAAGGCCAGGCCGGTGCCGGTGACCCCGGTGGCCTCGCTGGAGGAGAACCGGCGGGCGATGGATACCTTCGCCTCGCAGTTCGGTCTCGCCACGGCGGTCGGCGGGTTCATCGGGCTCGCGGCCGGTGCGGTCATCGGCTGCATCGCCGGGCTGGTCGGAGCCGTTGTCGGCTGCCTGCCCGGTATCGCGACCGGTGCGAGTGTCGGCGGCATCATCGGCACCATCGTCGTCGGTGGCCCGACGCTGGTGGTAGCCGGTATCGACCTCATCCAGACGCTGGCCGCCGAGCCGGGCACCACGAAGTGGATGGAACAGACGGGTCAGCCCGCGAACTGA
- a CDS encoding ATP-dependent DNA ligase, producing MRAAFDGGPGAGPIEVALTNLDKVLYPETGTTKGEVIAYYTAIAPAILPHLSGRPITRKRWPNGVAETSFFEKNLPGHAPAWLSRQAIEHSDRRVTYPLVDSEAGLAWLGQQAALEIHVPQWRIAGHRPGPATRMVFDLDPGPGAGLPECAEVALAVKEIIEGAGMRVYPVTSGSKGIHLYVPLDRVLSPGGASTVAKQLATDLEKLHPDLVTATMAKEVRRGRVLLDWSQNNPAKTTVSPYSLRGRAHPDVAAPRTWAEIEDTATLRHLRFDEVLARWRDDGDLLADLDPPLPVESAPHERDALARYRSMRDPARTPEPVPAAPPTPGSGDRFVVQEHHARRLHWDVRLERDGVLASWAVPKGPPTSPSQNRLAVRTEDHPLEYLDFHGVIPRGEYGGGRMTIWDRGTYETEKWREDEVIVRFHGRTLTGRYALIRTRADQWLMHLMRDQPPESTPPARAGVGSVRDAPSRAEPSPGVPGRRAEGNGGQRRSEAPFPRDLAPMLATAGEVAGLDPGQWCFETKWDGFRVMAVIDGDDLVLRSRSGTDVTARYPRFAAAAAELSGHRVVLDGEMVVFDDDGVPDISLLQADPARAEFVAFDVLYLDGTSLVRKRFADRRRVLEALAATASSLLVPPPLADNGADAVRLSAERGLEGVLAKRFDSVYLPGRRGQSWIKHRNWRTREVVVGGYRRSAARDFASLLVGIPIGEELVYAGRVGTGFSDPDMRELGPRLRSSRRPTCPFTTELTAAERKDAIWVDPVVTGRVRFMRWTETGRLWHAAWLGEADS from the coding sequence GTGCGCGCGGCGTTCGACGGCGGTCCGGGTGCGGGGCCGATCGAGGTGGCGCTCACCAACCTCGACAAGGTCCTCTATCCGGAGACCGGGACCACCAAGGGCGAGGTCATCGCCTACTACACCGCCATCGCCCCGGCGATACTGCCGCACCTGTCCGGGCGTCCGATCACCCGTAAACGCTGGCCGAACGGGGTGGCGGAGACCTCGTTCTTCGAGAAGAACCTGCCCGGCCATGCCCCGGCCTGGCTGAGCCGCCAGGCGATCGAGCACAGCGATCGCCGTGTCACCTATCCGCTCGTCGACTCCGAGGCGGGCCTGGCCTGGCTCGGACAACAGGCCGCGTTGGAAATCCATGTGCCGCAATGGCGTATCGCCGGCCATCGGCCGGGGCCGGCGACCAGGATGGTGTTCGACCTCGATCCCGGTCCCGGTGCCGGACTACCGGAATGCGCCGAGGTGGCGCTGGCGGTCAAGGAGATCATCGAGGGCGCGGGCATGCGCGTGTATCCGGTGACCAGCGGCAGCAAGGGCATTCACCTCTATGTCCCGCTGGATCGGGTGCTCAGCCCGGGCGGCGCGTCCACCGTCGCCAAACAGCTCGCCACCGATCTGGAGAAGTTGCACCCCGACCTGGTGACCGCCACGATGGCGAAAGAGGTGCGCCGGGGCAGGGTCCTGCTGGACTGGAGTCAGAACAACCCCGCCAAGACCACCGTCTCGCCGTATTCGTTGCGCGGCCGCGCACACCCCGATGTGGCCGCCCCGCGCACCTGGGCCGAGATCGAGGACACCGCGACCTTGCGCCACCTGCGTTTCGACGAGGTGCTGGCCCGGTGGCGCGACGACGGCGACCTGCTCGCCGATCTCGATCCACCGCTGCCCGTCGAGTCCGCCCCGCACGAGCGCGACGCGCTGGCGAGATACCGGTCCATGCGCGATCCCGCCCGTACCCCCGAGCCCGTCCCGGCGGCACCGCCGACTCCCGGCTCCGGTGATCGTTTCGTGGTCCAGGAGCACCATGCGCGCCGCCTGCACTGGGACGTGCGCCTGGAACGAGACGGCGTGCTGGCCTCCTGGGCGGTGCCCAAAGGCCCGCCGACCTCGCCGTCGCAGAACCGCCTGGCCGTGCGCACCGAGGATCATCCGCTGGAATACCTCGATTTCCACGGTGTCATCCCGCGCGGCGAATACGGCGGCGGCCGGATGACCATCTGGGATCGCGGTACCTACGAGACCGAGAAGTGGCGCGAGGACGAGGTCATCGTCCGTTTCCACGGCCGGACCCTCACCGGCCGCTACGCACTCATCCGTACCCGTGCCGACCAATGGCTGATGCATCTCATGCGCGATCAGCCCCCCGAGTCGACACCGCCCGCACGGGCAGGAGTGGGATCGGTGCGGGATGCCCCCTCCCGGGCGGAGCCGTCCCCGGGCGTGCCCGGTCGCCGCGCCGAAGGCAATGGCGGACAACGACGTAGCGAGGCACCTTTCCCGCGTGACCTCGCGCCGATGCTGGCCACTGCGGGCGAGGTGGCCGGGCTCGACCCCGGGCAATGGTGCTTCGAGACGAAATGGGACGGCTTCCGGGTGATGGCCGTCATCGACGGCGACGATCTCGTCCTGCGCAGCCGGTCCGGCACGGACGTGACCGCCCGCTATCCGCGCTTCGCCGCCGCCGCGGCCGAATTGTCCGGCCACCGGGTGGTTCTCGACGGGGAGATGGTGGTCTTCGACGACGACGGCGTGCCCGACATCAGCCTGCTGCAGGCGGATCCGGCGCGTGCGGAATTCGTCGCCTTCGATGTGCTGTACCTGGACGGAACATCGCTGGTGCGCAAGCGCTTCGCCGATCGGCGCCGGGTACTCGAAGCCCTCGCGGCCACGGCATCGTCCTTACTGGTCCCGCCGCCGCTGGCGGACAACGGTGCCGACGCTGTGCGGCTCAGTGCCGAACGTGGGCTGGAAGGGGTGCTGGCGAAGCGATTCGATTCGGTCTACCTGCCCGGCAGGCGCGGGCAGTCCTGGATCAAACACCGCAACTGGCGCACCCGCGAGGTGGTGGTCGGCGGCTATCGGCGCAGCGCCGCCCGCGACTTCGCCTCGCTGCTGGTCGGCATCCCGATCGGCGAGGAACTGGTCTACGCGGGGCGCGTCGGCACCGGATTCTCCGACCCGGATATGCGTGAGCTGGGTCCGCGACTACGGTCGTCCCGGCGTCCGACCTGTCCGTTCACCACCGAACTCACCGCCGCCGAACGCAAGGACGCGATCTGGGTGGATCCGGTGGTCACCGGCCGGGTGCGGTTCATGAGATGGACGGAGACCGGGCGACTGTGGCACGCCGCCTGGCTGGGCGAGGCCGACTCGTGA